A window of Dromiciops gliroides isolate mDroGli1 chromosome X, mDroGli1.pri, whole genome shotgun sequence contains these coding sequences:
- the LOC122733885 gene encoding laforin-like produces the protein MAPGAIPLGVGLGLGLGLWLVLEQTEAQQQQPQIQQQHQTQQQPQAQQKQQQQGQAEGVGPKVPPTFWYKFPNREPGGEFSCEGNGPQHDHYSTYTKSNVVDGVCCLPVAKGIEATGQRDDFRFNIADHQAIRYSQILPHLWLGSCPHQLEHVTIKMKHELRVTAVMNFQTKWDIMQNSSGCNRYPEPMSPDTMIRLYEEEGIQYLWLPTPELSTEGTVQMLPKVVCLLHGLLQKGHIIYIHFTAGVIRSLAAVCGWLKYVMGWNLRKVQYFLMVKRPAAYIDEEALSRAEDFYQRLGKVHLALSNPNV, from the coding sequence atggCCCCTGGAGCTATTCCACTTGGAGTGGggttggggctggggctggggctgtggCTGGTGCTGGAGCAGACTGAggcccagcagcagcagcctcagATACAGCAGCAGCATCAAACACAGCAGCAGCCTCAGGCGCAGCAGAAGCAGCAACAGCAGGGGCAGGCCGAGGGGGTGGGGCCCAAAGTCCCTCCAACATTCTGGTACAAGTTCCCAAATCGGGAGCCAGGAGGAGAGTTCTCCTGCGAAGGCAATGGTCCTCAACATGATCACTACAGTACTTACACTAAAAGCAACGTGGTAGATGGTGTGTGCTGCCTCCCAGTTGCAAAGGGGATTGAGGCCACTGGGCAGAGGGATGATTTCCGTTTCAACATTGCAGACCATCAAGCTATACGTTATTCACAAATCCTCCCACACCTCTGGTTAGGAAGCTGCCCTCACCAGTTGGAGCATGTAACTATCAAAATGAAGCATGAATTAAGGGTGACAGCAGTAATGAATTTTCAGACCAAATGGGATATTATGCAGAATTCATCAGGCTGCAATCGCTACCCAGAGCCCATGAGCCCAGACACCATGATCAGGCTCTATGAAGAAGAAGGAATTCAGTACCTATGGTTGCCTACACCAGAGCTGAGTACTGAAGGTACAGTGCAGATGTTGCCCAAGGTTGTCTGTCTCCTCCATGGCCTACTTCAGAAAGGTCACATCATCTATATACACTTCACCGCTGGTGTTATAAGATCCCTGGCTGCTGTGTGTGGCTGGCTCAAATATGTGATGGGCTGGAATCTGAGGAAGGTGCAGTACTTCCTCATGGTCAAAAGGCCTGCTGCATATATCGATGAAGAGGCACTGTCACGAGCAGAAGATTTCTATCAGAGATTAGGGAAGGTTCATCTGGCTTTAAGTAATCCTAATGTGTAA